Genomic window (Phoenix dactylifera cultivar Barhee BC4 unplaced genomic scaffold, palm_55x_up_171113_PBpolish2nd_filt_p 001048F, whole genome shotgun sequence):
CGCGTGGGCAGCTGGTATATCAGCTTGCTGTAAGTTTCAACTTTCTGCTGCCAAGTTTCTGCAACGTGGAATACAGGCCCCAAACCTTGGTAAAAGTAGGTCCTCTCACCGTGCGTAAGCACCAATCTTCTGAAATCAAGGGTCTGCATGTGTGCAAGCATGAAGAAAAATGCTTTTCACCTCAGCCCCGTTGAGAACGGGAGATACCAAATTTTGGTGCCCAGATCCATGCGCATCATCATTAGCCTTGCCATCCATGAAGACGTTCTCCATGAATATTTAACAACTGATATGCTGCTGGATGTGCAGAGAAGTTTCCATAGGTGAAGTCACTGAGGCCATTGGGAACTAGGGAAGATGTAGCTCTATCAGAGTTTCAGATGGAGCTGATTCAACTCGCATCTCAGCTGAATGGTGGCCATGCCCAGACATTGGGAAggacactacaagaaaatgggATTTTACCGacccttttttgccgacgcatTTTACAAGCATCGGCGATTTTCGGTCTAGCCCGACGCTTTCTAAAAGCGTCGGCCATagacgacgctaattagcgtcgtgGTAGATTCTGGCCTAAGACGACGCGTATACGCATCGTCATAACTCAAATTCACAACAAAAAATAAGGGGGCCGTTCCCCTCCTCATTCTGCATCTCGATCTCAAGCCCTagctcttctcctccttcctcctctcctgcGACGAACTGCCCACCCTTGTCCTCTCTGGTGCCGAGCGACGTCCGACGGCAaggtcttctcctcctccctcctctccgacgaCGAGCGGCCGACCCTTGTGCTCtcccggcgccgagcgacgtccGACGGCAAGCTCcgctcctccttcctcctctccggcattTTATTGCAGGTGAGTTTTTTCCCCAACCCCCTCCCTGACTAGGCAAGGGCGAAGGGCTCCTTGCCTAGTTAGGAACTCTGTAACTCTAATTTTTTGAAGAATTGGAATGGGGGGAATAATGGATGATCTGAGGAAGGAGAGATCGGCAAAGAAGCGGCTGAATTTGGAAGGGGAAGAAGATATcacggagaagaagaaaaagaagaaggagaagaagaacaagtCTAGTGAGTTGGCTGGCCAGGAAGGGAGACTAGAAGAAACTATTCGAGAGAAGAGAAGACTTGAGAAGGTGGTGATGTTTTTGatatatgtattttttatttcagtAGTAACAATTTCTGGGTTTTATTTGTTGTTGACCTACTTTTCCATTTTGTTCCACAGGAGAGGAGGGCTAATCTGGAGCAAATTCATGCTGAATCTCAGAGACTGTTGCGCGGTATATGCAATCcggtttctccttttctttttccagtTTGTTCAGTTCGATCTTCACCCTAAAGTCCAAGAGACCTAAAACGTcgtatctttattattatatctaCATTGGTGCCTTTTAGTCAGTAAGACGAAGATGAAAAGctaataattttctttttatctttttcattttGAGGCAGAAACTAGAGATGTTTCATTTAAACCTGTGCCTCTTGTTCAGAAGCCGATATCATCTGTTTTGGAGAAGATCAGGCTAAGAAAGTTGGAAGTATCAAAAAAGTGAGTCATCAAATCCATTTTTGCTATTATGTAAATACCAAATTTTGCAATATGCATATCAAATGCTGGAAAAAAGTAAACTATTGGAAATTACCACTAATTGCAGACCTAGCATTCTCTATCATTCTGATTCTATTGCTGATACTGATTGTTCTGCGGCTGAGATGTCTCACGTCTCTGATCTATCTGGGTCTAATAATGGGAAGGAAAACAATGAGACATCAAAAATGGTACGTCGATCTCCTTCCTCCCCAAAAGTGCTATGTCTCTATATGTCTTTTTCAAACATTTCTTTATGTGTGAGAAAGCATGAAAAGTTGTTTTCTGTAAACTACTTTCCCGAGAACTATCAATATCATAGAAGTAGTTGTATAGTTGCAGGATGATGCTGTCCAAGCTAAGGATGGTGACAGCAGTGCAAGTTTTCTGAGCTGCCATGAGAATGTTACCTATAGCAAGGTTATCAATTGTGTTGGTGGATCTCAGTTTGTTTATCCGCCTTATGTCAGTTTGTTTTCCTATTAGAAGACACTAAATGGCATGTTCAAATCAAATGGCTGTACTTCATATACGTGCTAGAAATTTTTACTTCACGCTATTGTGCTTTATTTTAATGTGCA
Coding sequences:
- the LOC113463659 gene encoding uncharacterized protein LOC113463659 encodes the protein MGGIMDDLRKERSAKKRLNLEGEEDITEKKKKKKEKKNKSSELAGQEGRLEETIREKRRLEKERRANLEQIHAESQRLLRETRDVSFKPVPLVQKPISSVLEKIRLRKLEVSKKPSILYHSDSIADTDCSAAEMSHVSDLSGSNNGKENNETSKMLYSCRMMLSKLRMVTAVQVF